A region of Salvelinus alpinus chromosome 24, SLU_Salpinus.1, whole genome shotgun sequence DNA encodes the following proteins:
- the LOC139552514 gene encoding zinc finger protein-like 1, with protein MGLCKCPKRKVTNLFCFEHRVNVCEHCLVSNHNKCIVQSYLQWLQDSDYNPNCRLCNNPLISQDTIRLVCYDVFHWACLHHLAARLPLHTAPAGYQCPSCQGPVFPPSNLASPIADMLREQLSVVNWARAGLGLPLIEEPVKAIQDSTQDVTDYADWSTFDAPALEPTEAYPTHSYASQPHPSLAPTPVPNTVQEDHGSLHNNGEMVAHEQHSLVNMITATTSDTITLHTASSPRKIYDTRDSAHSSVTQIDFDDDKYRRRPALSWFARILKNRAGSKRTGLSWKQRVFMLLLVGVLGFFTLIIIMAKLGRASADSDPNLDPLLNPNIRVGNN; from the exons ATGGGTCTGTGCAAGTGTCCTAAGAGGAAGGTGACCAACTTGTTCTGCTTTGAACATCGGGTGAATGTGTGTGAGCATTGCCTGGTCTCCAACCACAACAAG TGTATAGTGCAGTCCTACCTCCAGTGGCTTCAGGATAGTGATTACAACCCTAACTGTCGACTGTGTAATAACCCACTGATCTCCCAGGATACTATCAGATTGGTCTGCTATG ATGTATTCCACTGGGCCTGTCTTCATCACCTGGCAGCCCGGTTGCCCCTACACACTGCTCCTGCAGGATACCAGTGCCCCAGCTGCCAGGGTCCAGTGTTCCCCCCCTCCAACCTGGCCAGCCCAATAGCTGACATGTTGAGGGAACAGTTGTCCGTAGTCAACTGGGCCAGAGCTGGACTAGGCCTACCTCTG ATTGAAGAACCTGTAAAAGCTATTCAAGACAGCACACAGGATGTCACTGATTATGCTGACTGGTCCACGTTTGATG CACCAGCATTGGAGCCTACTGAAGCTTACCCCACCCACTCCTACGCCTCCCAACCACACCCTAGCCTCGCCCCTACTCCAGTTCCAAACACAGTACAGGAAGATCATGGAAGTCTCCACAACAACGGGGAGATGGTGGCTCATGAACAACACTCTTTGGTCAACATGATCACTGCAACCACCAGTGACACCATCACCCTACACACAG CATCATCCCCAAGGAAGATCTATGACACTAGGGACTCTGCACACAGCTCTGTGACACAGATCGACTTTGATGACGACAAGTACCGGCGACGACCAGCACTCAGCTGGTTTGCACGGATTCTCAA AAACCGGGCGGGTTCCAAGAGGACAGGCCTGTCCTGGAAGCAGAGGGTCTTCATGCTCCTTCTGGTTGGAGTTCTGGGATTCTTTACCTTGATCATCATTATGGCTAAACTGGGCCGTGCTTCAGCCGACTCCGACCCCAACTTAGACCCCCTACTAAATCCCAACATCCGAGTGGGCAACAACTGA
- the LOC139552516 gene encoding sororin-B-like: protein MSNETHQSLLADSTSQPRRRSARLTSPNQNVPNSPPTDTVKRSITVRKIAPRKTQFNVPSEDNKENEQRLSEGSLKKAKISIPGPAQVPPPKATMLSPILAPSPPYPQAAANSEDSAWSQKVRRSYSRLSLGDRSFERPQSQDVSSPSLRRETLFGFEKLQTPQVLRKVEGSRVGPEASKSFCGVSSFTLIEGDDSAAAAPEPDVNIPGVAVVKEKKRRKKVPQIKLAELDDLAAKMNAEFEEAEGFDLVVE, encoded by the exons ATGAGCAACGAGACACATCAATCCCTTTTGGCTG ATTCTACCAGCCAGCCACGAAGGAGGTCAGCGCGGTTGACCTCTCCAAATCAAAATGTCCCCAACTCA CCTCCTACAGACACTGTGAAACGCAGCATCACTGTGAGGAAGATTGCACCCAGGAAAACACAATTCAAT GTACCCTCAGAGGACAACAAAGAAAATGAACAAAGATTGTCTGAAGGCAGTCTGAAGAAGGCCAAAATTTCTATCCCAGGACCTGCCCAGGTTCCTCCACCAAAAGCCACCATGCTCTCCCCGATCTTGGCCCCCTCACCACCCTATCCCCAGGCTGCAGCGAACTCTGAGGACTCAGCATGGTCACAGAAGGTGCGTCGGTCCTACAGCCGCCTAAGCCTAGGGGACCGTTCGTTTGAGCGTCCCCAAAGCCAGGACGTGTCCTCCCCATCTCTGCGTCGGGAGACCCTGTTTGGGTTTGAGAAGCTTCAGACACCCCAGGTTCTCCGCAAGGTGGAGGGGTCCAGGGTGGGCCCTGAGGCCTCCAAGTCATTCTGTGGGGTCAGCTCCTTCACCCTGATAGAAGGGGACGACAGTGCTGCAGCTGCTCCTGAGCCAGATGTCAACATCCCTGGTGTTGCTGTGGtaaaggagaagaagaggaggaagaaggttCCTCAAATAAAA CTGGCAGAGCTGGACGACCTTGCGGCAAAGATGAATGCAGAGTTTGAAGAGGCGGAAGGATTTGATTTGGTGGTGGAATAA
- the LOC139552515 gene encoding putative nuclease HARBI1, with product MKAQNCVFLSALTMACPFVRDVVDEEALVLRRAFRRERVFRDRLDPLAFPDDHLYERYRFSADGIRYLCRLLGPRIKHRTARSHALSVEQMVCVALRFFASGAFLYSVGDAEQLNKATICRTIRSVCLAIKALADVFISFPGHRRLCDIKEEFYRIAGFPNVIGAVDCTHIRIKAPSGAHEADFVNRKSFHSINVQMVCNADCVISNVVAKWPGSVHDSRIFRASEIYQCLSQGEFSGVLLGDRGYGCQPFLLTPFTDPQEAQQAYNHAHARTRARVEMTFGLLKARFHCLHKLRVSPVRACDITVACAVLHNVACLRKERAPRVPPAMDWDNPAIFPDDDSGRLLRDQYVLNYFS from the exons atgaaggcccaaaattgtgtgttcctttctgctctgacaatggcatgcccattcgtgcgagatgtggtggatgaagaagcacttgtgctgaggagagccttcaggcgagaaagggtcttcagggaccggttggacccactggccttccctgatgaccatctatatgaaagatacaggttttctgcagatggcatcaggtatctatgcagactactgggtcccaggattaagcaccgcactgcacggagccatgcactgagtgtggagcaaatggtttgtgtggccttgcgcttttttgctagtggagccttcctgtactcagtgggggatgcagaacagctgaacaaggccacaatttgccgcacaataaggagtgtgtgtctggctatcaaagcattagcagatgtcttcatctccttccctggccacagaagactctgtgacatcaaagaggagttctataggattgcag gtttccccaatgtcattggtgcagtggactgcacacacataaggataaaagccccctcaggtgcccatgaggccgattttgtgaataggaaatcctttcacagcattaatgttcag atggtctgcaatgctgactgtgtgatcagcaatgttgtggcaaaatggcctggctcagtccatgactccagaatctttcgggcctctgaaatctatcagtgcctatcacaag gtgaattctctggtgtgttgctgggagacagggggtatggctgccagccttttctcctgacacctttcacagacccccaggaagcacagcaggcctacaaccatgcccatgccaggaccagggccagagttgaaatgacctttggcctcctgaaggcacgctttcactgccttcacaaattaagggtcagccctgttagggcatgtgatattactgtggcttgtgctgtcctccacaatgtggcctgcctgaggaaggagagggcccccagagtgccaccagccatggactgggacaatccggcaatcttccctgatgacgacagtggtcggctgctgagggaccaatatgtgttgaattattttagttag